A single window of Ferrimonas balearica DSM 9799 DNA harbors:
- the pepT gene encoding peptidase T: protein MNRLLDRFLRYVTFDTQSDANSQDCPSTPSQMVLAKALYEELTAMELSDVHLDKRGYLMATLPANTDKPVPAIGFIAHLDTAPDASGRDVRPQVIPNYDGHAVVLGSQGDRLDPEQYPALKALQGQTLITTDGRTLLGADNKAGVAEILTAIATLQANPEIEHGPIRIGFTPDEEIGRGADHFDLDRFDAQWAYTVDGGPVGELEYENFNAASARIIITGNSVHPGSAKGKLVNALTLATQFHAQMPTDQTPETTEGYQGFFHLVAINGGTAEASLHYIVRDFEEAGLAGRRQLLEQLVAKLEAQGHPCRLEWEAGYRNMKTQVEPHAHIIELAREAMVDCDVQPIIKPIRGGTDGAVLSHKGLPCPNIFTGGDNFHGKHEYITLEGMEKAVKVIVRLCQLTAQRYG from the coding sequence ATGAACCGCTTGCTCGACCGCTTTCTGCGTTACGTCACCTTCGATACCCAGTCCGACGCCAACAGCCAGGATTGCCCCAGCACCCCGAGTCAGATGGTGCTGGCCAAAGCCCTCTATGAGGAGCTGACCGCCATGGAGCTGAGCGACGTCCACCTCGATAAGCGCGGCTACCTGATGGCCACCCTGCCCGCCAATACCGATAAGCCGGTGCCGGCCATCGGCTTTATTGCCCATCTGGATACCGCCCCGGACGCCAGCGGTCGGGATGTGCGTCCCCAGGTGATCCCCAACTACGATGGTCACGCCGTGGTATTGGGCAGCCAGGGCGATCGCCTGGACCCGGAGCAGTACCCGGCTCTCAAGGCGCTGCAGGGACAAACCCTGATCACCACCGATGGCCGCACCCTGCTGGGTGCAGACAATAAGGCGGGGGTGGCCGAGATCCTGACCGCCATCGCCACCCTGCAGGCCAACCCGGAGATTGAACATGGCCCCATCCGCATCGGTTTTACCCCGGATGAGGAGATTGGTCGGGGGGCTGATCACTTTGATCTGGACCGTTTCGATGCCCAATGGGCCTACACCGTCGACGGCGGCCCGGTGGGCGAGCTGGAGTATGAAAACTTCAACGCCGCGAGCGCCCGCATCATCATCACCGGCAATTCGGTCCACCCGGGCAGCGCCAAGGGCAAACTGGTTAACGCGCTGACGCTGGCGACTCAGTTCCACGCCCAGATGCCCACCGACCAGACTCCGGAAACCACCGAGGGCTATCAGGGCTTCTTCCATCTGGTGGCGATCAACGGCGGCACCGCTGAGGCCAGCCTGCACTACATCGTCCGCGATTTTGAAGAGGCCGGTCTGGCCGGGCGTCGCCAGTTGCTGGAACAGCTGGTGGCGAAGCTGGAAGCCCAGGGTCATCCCTGCCGACTGGAGTGGGAGGCGGGTTACCGCAATATGAAAACTCAGGTGGAGCCCCACGCGCACATTATCGAGCTGGCCCGTGAGGCGATGGTGGATTGCGATGTGCAGCCCATCATCAAGCCGATCCGCGGCGGCACCGACGGCGCCGTGCTGTCCCACAAGGGCCTGCCCTGCCCCAATATCTTTACCGGCGGTGATAACTTCCACGGCAAGCATGAGTACATCACGCTGGAGGGGATGGAAAAGGCGGTGAAGGTGATTGTCCGCTTGTGCCAGCTGACGGCACAGCGTTACGGCTGA
- a CDS encoding CoA transferase subunit B, producing the protein MALSREQLAMRVAQELQDGYYVNLGIGIPTLVANYVPEGMEVMLQSENGLLGMGPFPTEDAVDADMINAGKQTVTAITGASIFNSAESFAMIRGGHVDLTVLGAFEVDVHGNIASWMIPGKLVKGMGGAMDLVAGADNIIVTMTHADKHGNSKLLPQCTLPLTGAGCINKVVTDLAYIEIRDGRFHLVERAPGVSVEEIVAKTGGELVVPEHVPEMQFTNG; encoded by the coding sequence ATGGCACTCAGTCGAGAACAGCTGGCCATGCGGGTGGCGCAGGAGCTGCAGGACGGTTACTACGTCAACCTTGGCATCGGCATCCCCACTTTAGTGGCCAACTACGTGCCCGAGGGCATGGAGGTGATGCTGCAATCGGAAAACGGCTTGCTGGGCATGGGCCCCTTCCCCACCGAGGACGCGGTGGACGCCGACATGATCAACGCTGGCAAGCAGACCGTCACCGCCATCACCGGCGCGTCCATCTTCAACTCAGCGGAATCCTTCGCCATGATCCGCGGCGGTCACGTTGACCTGACCGTACTGGGCGCTTTCGAGGTGGATGTGCACGGCAACATCGCCTCCTGGATGATCCCGGGCAAACTGGTAAAGGGAATGGGTGGCGCCATGGACCTGGTGGCCGGAGCCGACAACATCATTGTCACCATGACCCACGCCGACAAACACGGTAATTCCAAGCTGCTGCCCCAATGCACCCTGCCGCTGACCGGCGCCGGCTGCATCAACAAGGTGGTGACCGACCTTGCCTACATCGAGATCCGTGACGGCCGGTTCCACCTGGTGGAGCGCGCCCCCGGTGTCAGCGTCGAGGAGATCGTCGCCAAAACCGGTGGCGAACTGGTGGTACCGGAGCACGTGCCAGAGATGCAGTTCACCAACGGCTGA
- a CDS encoding CoA transferase subunit A, whose amino-acid sequence MSGFDKVVGSYEEALAELSDGMTIIAGGFGLCGIPEGLIGQIKKMGTRGLTVVSNNAGVDGFGLGLLLEDRQIKKMIASYVGENALFEQQLLSGELEVELTPQGTLAEKMRAGGAGIPAFFTATGYGTPVGEGKEVREFDGRPYILERSITGDFAIVKGWKADRYGNVIYRHTAQNFNPMAATAGKITVVEVEEIVEPGELDPSQIHTPGIYVNRVIQGQFEKRIEQRTVRPA is encoded by the coding sequence ATGTCTGGATTCGATAAAGTGGTCGGCAGCTACGAAGAAGCGCTGGCCGAACTGAGCGATGGCATGACCATCATTGCCGGCGGCTTTGGCCTGTGCGGCATTCCCGAAGGGTTGATTGGCCAGATTAAGAAGATGGGCACCCGCGGTTTGACCGTGGTGTCCAACAACGCCGGGGTGGACGGCTTCGGTCTCGGGCTGCTGCTGGAAGACCGCCAGATCAAGAAGATGATCGCCTCCTACGTGGGCGAGAACGCGCTGTTTGAACAGCAGCTGCTGTCCGGTGAACTGGAGGTGGAACTGACCCCTCAGGGCACCCTGGCGGAGAAGATGCGCGCCGGCGGCGCCGGTATCCCGGCGTTCTTTACCGCCACCGGTTACGGCACCCCGGTCGGCGAGGGCAAAGAGGTGCGCGAGTTTGATGGCCGGCCCTACATTCTGGAGCGCTCCATCACCGGTGACTTTGCCATCGTTAAGGGCTGGAAAGCGGACCGCTATGGCAACGTCATCTACCGCCACACCGCCCAGAACTTCAACCCGATGGCCGCCACTGCGGGCAAGATCACCGTGGTGGAGGTGGAAGAGATTGTCGAACCCGGCGAGCTGGACCCCAGCCAGATCCACACCCCTGGCATCTACGTGAATCGGGTGATCCAGGGCCAATTTGAAAAACGGATTGAACAGCGCACAGTGCGCCCGGCGTAA
- a CDS encoding hydroxymethylglutaryl-CoA lyase produces MRPREVKIVEVGPRDGLQNEAAVTLEDRIALVNALSATGLKQIEAGSFVSPKWVPQMAGSDTLFERIERRPGVTYSALTPNLRGFEAAEAAGAQEVAVFGAASEAFSQKNINCSVAESLARFEPVMVAAEEADIRVRGYVSCVLGCPYEGAVAPAKVAEVAHALYAMGCHEISLGDTIGIGTPDKAVAMLEAVAARVPMNALALHFHDTYGQALANVAACLELGVSTIDSAVAGLGGCPYAAGASGNLATEDLVYLLNGLGIRHGVELDALVLAGNQISQRLGRPNGSKVAQALTGRCQTQSASGE; encoded by the coding sequence ATGAGGCCACGGGAAGTCAAAATCGTCGAAGTGGGCCCCCGTGACGGCCTGCAGAACGAAGCGGCAGTGACCCTGGAGGATCGGATTGCGCTGGTTAACGCGCTCTCCGCCACTGGCCTGAAACAGATTGAGGCGGGCAGCTTTGTCTCCCCCAAGTGGGTGCCGCAGATGGCCGGTTCCGACACGCTGTTTGAGCGCATTGAACGCCGCCCCGGCGTAACCTACTCCGCCCTGACCCCCAACCTGCGCGGCTTTGAAGCCGCCGAGGCGGCGGGGGCTCAGGAGGTGGCGGTGTTCGGTGCGGCCTCCGAAGCGTTCAGCCAGAAGAACATCAACTGCTCAGTGGCCGAATCCCTGGCCCGGTTTGAGCCGGTGATGGTGGCCGCGGAAGAGGCCGATATCCGGGTGCGCGGCTACGTCTCCTGCGTCCTGGGCTGCCCCTACGAAGGGGCCGTGGCACCGGCCAAGGTGGCGGAGGTGGCACACGCGCTGTACGCCATGGGCTGTCACGAGATCTCCCTGGGCGACACCATCGGCATCGGCACCCCGGATAAGGCGGTGGCGATGCTGGAAGCGGTGGCGGCGCGGGTGCCGATGAACGCCCTGGCCCTGCATTTTCACGATACCTATGGTCAGGCGCTGGCCAATGTGGCGGCCTGCCTGGAGCTGGGCGTCAGCACCATCGACAGCGCAGTGGCCGGTCTCGGCGGTTGCCCCTATGCGGCGGGCGCCAGTGGCAACCTGGCCACGGAGGATCTGGTTTACCTGCTCAATGGCCTCGGGATCCGCCACGGCGTGGAGCTTGACGCCCTGGTGTTGGCGGGCAATCAGATCAGCCAACGGCTGGGCCGCCCCAATGGCTCCAAAGTGGCACAGGCCCTCACCGGCCGGTGTCAGACCCAATCAGCAAGCGGAGAGTAA
- a CDS encoding acetyl/propionyl/methylcrotonyl-CoA carboxylase subunit alpha has protein sequence MNIKKVLIANRGEIACRVIDTCRRLGIATVAVYSDADRHARHVALADEAFRLGPAEARLSYLDTERLLAVAKASATDAIHPGYGFLSENPDFAQACADAGIAFIGPRADAIAKMGSKSAAKAIMAKAGVPMLPGYHGDDQSDQRLTEEANKIGYPLLVKAAFGGGGKGMRIVEKAEQLGAALATARREAQSAFGNDQLLLERYLTAPRHVEVQVFADDHGNVVYLSDRDCSIQRRHQKVVEEAPAPGLSDALRAEMGEASVKAAQAINYLGAGTVEYLLDEQGRFYFMEMNTRLQVEHPVTELVTGQDLVAWQLAVAAGEPLPLRQEQIKVQGHAVEVRLYAEDPQRDFLPATGTLARLRWPEGDGVRVDTGVIEGDAITAYYDPMIAKLISFGDDRLMAIRRMVQALGQCELAGITTNLPFLHRITDHPAFAAADLHTGFIEQHSDALLAPSQDAWPAAWAVALALLQQGDSGDVPLGWRLNAPARAQLLLEDEHGEHYPILLTAADHGWTTEHNGDTVQLAQVPCRNRLRLELNGHLKSWPCHRDEQGITVLLPGGPLRFAQVTHQGEQSQGDADQALQAPMNGTLVANLVNVGDAVSAGQALVVMEAMKMEYTISAPFDGTVTALPFAEGAQVADGTALVALEAEA, from the coding sequence ATGAACATTAAGAAAGTGCTGATCGCCAACCGAGGCGAGATCGCCTGCCGGGTCATCGACACGTGTCGTCGCCTGGGCATCGCCACTGTAGCGGTGTACTCCGACGCCGACCGTCACGCCCGCCATGTGGCCCTGGCGGATGAGGCGTTTCGCCTTGGCCCGGCAGAAGCCCGCCTCTCCTATCTGGATACCGAGCGCCTGCTGGCGGTGGCCAAAGCCAGCGCCACCGACGCCATTCACCCGGGTTACGGCTTTCTGTCGGAAAACCCCGACTTTGCCCAGGCCTGCGCCGACGCGGGCATCGCCTTTATCGGTCCCCGCGCCGACGCCATCGCCAAGATGGGTTCCAAAAGCGCCGCCAAGGCGATCATGGCCAAAGCGGGCGTACCAATGCTGCCAGGCTACCACGGCGACGACCAGAGCGACCAAAGGCTGACCGAAGAAGCCAACAAGATTGGCTACCCGCTGCTGGTGAAAGCCGCCTTCGGTGGCGGTGGTAAAGGGATGCGCATCGTCGAGAAAGCGGAGCAACTGGGCGCTGCCCTGGCCACCGCCCGACGGGAAGCCCAAAGCGCCTTTGGCAATGACCAACTGCTGCTGGAGCGCTACCTGACCGCGCCACGCCACGTTGAGGTGCAGGTGTTTGCGGACGACCACGGCAATGTGGTGTACCTGTCCGACCGGGATTGCTCCATCCAGCGTCGCCACCAGAAGGTGGTGGAAGAAGCGCCGGCACCGGGCCTCTCTGATGCCCTGCGGGCGGAGATGGGGGAAGCCTCGGTCAAAGCCGCTCAGGCCATCAACTACCTGGGTGCGGGCACCGTCGAATACCTGCTGGATGAGCAGGGCCGTTTCTACTTTATGGAGATGAACACCCGCCTGCAGGTGGAGCACCCGGTGACTGAGCTGGTGACCGGCCAGGACCTGGTGGCCTGGCAGTTGGCGGTAGCTGCCGGTGAACCGCTGCCGCTGCGTCAGGAGCAGATCAAAGTGCAGGGCCACGCGGTCGAAGTGCGCCTCTACGCGGAAGATCCCCAGCGGGACTTCCTGCCGGCCACCGGCACCCTGGCACGCCTACGCTGGCCCGAAGGGGATGGGGTGCGGGTCGACACCGGGGTGATCGAGGGCGACGCGATTACCGCCTACTACGACCCGATGATCGCCAAGCTGATCAGCTTTGGCGATGACCGCCTGATGGCGATCCGCCGCATGGTTCAGGCCCTCGGCCAATGTGAGCTGGCGGGCATCACCACCAACCTGCCGTTCCTGCACCGCATCACCGACCACCCGGCCTTTGCTGCGGCGGATCTGCACACCGGCTTTATCGAACAACACAGCGACGCCCTGCTGGCACCGAGCCAGGACGCCTGGCCTGCCGCCTGGGCCGTGGCTTTGGCGCTGCTGCAGCAGGGTGATAGCGGCGATGTGCCGCTGGGTTGGCGCCTCAACGCCCCGGCCCGGGCCCAGCTGCTGCTCGAAGATGAACACGGCGAACACTACCCCATCCTGCTGACCGCCGCCGACCATGGCTGGACCACCGAGCACAACGGCGACACCGTGCAGCTGGCTCAGGTGCCCTGCCGCAACCGCCTGCGCCTGGAACTTAACGGCCACCTGAAATCCTGGCCCTGCCACCGTGACGAGCAGGGAATCACCGTATTGCTGCCCGGCGGCCCGCTGCGCTTCGCCCAGGTCACCCATCAGGGTGAACAGAGCCAGGGCGATGCCGATCAAGCCCTGCAAGCACCGATGAACGGCACCCTGGTGGCCAATCTGGTCAACGTGGGGGATGCGGTCAGCGCCGGTCAGGCCCTGGTGGTGATGGAAGCGATGAAGATGGAGTACACCATCAGCGCGCCGTTTGACGGCACCGTCACCGCCCTGCCCTTTGCCGAAGGCGCTCAGGTGGCCGATGGTACGGCGCTGGTGGCCCTGGAGGCTGAAGCATGA
- a CDS encoding enoyl-CoA hydratase-related protein — translation MAYQYIELTQQGRLARLTLNRPDKHNAFNAETIAELLDALASVAADDALSLLVLDANGKHFCAGADLGWMQAQAAMNADANLADARQLALLMQRLDQLPIPVVALVQGAAFGGALGLIACADIVVAQPNSLFCLSEVKLGLIPSAISPYVSRAIGLRQMRRYALTAERFDGQRAHALGLVHELADTPADAAQPLIDALLSNGPQALRACKSLLAHVADAPIDDTLSEETARRIAEVRVSPEGQEGLQAFFDKRSPQWQEAE, via the coding sequence ATGGCCTACCAATACATTGAACTGACTCAGCAGGGCCGCCTGGCCCGGCTGACCCTGAACCGGCCGGATAAGCACAACGCCTTTAACGCCGAGACCATCGCCGAGCTGCTGGATGCCCTGGCCAGCGTCGCCGCTGACGACGCGCTGAGCCTGCTGGTACTGGACGCCAACGGCAAACACTTCTGCGCCGGTGCTGATCTGGGCTGGATGCAGGCCCAGGCCGCCATGAACGCCGACGCCAACCTGGCCGATGCCCGCCAGCTGGCGCTGTTGATGCAGCGGCTCGATCAACTGCCGATTCCGGTGGTGGCACTGGTACAGGGCGCCGCCTTTGGCGGGGCACTGGGCCTGATCGCCTGCGCCGACATCGTGGTGGCACAGCCCAACAGCCTGTTCTGCCTCTCCGAGGTGAAACTGGGTTTGATCCCCTCCGCCATCAGCCCCTACGTCAGCCGCGCCATCGGCCTGCGCCAGATGCGCCGTTATGCCCTGACCGCAGAGCGCTTTGATGGCCAGCGCGCCCACGCACTGGGGCTGGTGCACGAACTGGCGGACACCCCCGCCGATGCCGCCCAGCCGTTGATTGACGCCCTGCTCAGCAATGGCCCCCAGGCGCTGCGTGCCTGCAAATCGCTGCTGGCCCATGTGGCCGACGCCCCCATCGATGACACCCTGAGCGAAGAGACCGCCCGCCGCATCGCGGAAGTACGGGTCAGCCCGGAGGGCCAGGAGGGCCTGCAGGCCTTCTTCGACAAACGCTCCCCCCAATGGCAGGAGGCCGAATGA
- a CDS encoding carboxyl transferase domain-containing protein translates to MTQLHSTINVHDGAFRLRHDAMAELVADLKTKLDAILPGGSETARTRHTSRGKLLPRERVEQLLDVGAPFLEIGQMAAFECYEDDVPAAGVIAGIGRVSGVECMIIANDATVKGGTYYPLTVKKHLRAQEIARRCHLPCIYLVDSGGAFLPRQDEVFPDRDHFGRIFFNQAQMSAEGIPQIAVVMGLCTAGGAYVPAMADESIMVKEQASIFLAGPPLVKAATGEEISAEDLGGGRVHTEISGVADHLADNDQHALQLARQAVTRLNHQKANPVARAEVKAPRFDARELYGIVGTNLKQPFEVREVIARLVDDSDFDEFKARFGSTLVCGFARLHGYPIGILANNGILFSESAQKGAHFIELCCQRGIPLLFLQNITGFMVGQKYEHEGIAKHGAKLVTAVSCATVPKFTVVIGGSYGAGNYGMCGRAFDPTMMWSWPNTRISVMGGEQAGNVLAQVKADQLAKKGIEWPQAEQDAFKAPIVEQYERQGHPYYASARLWDDGIIDPAQTRDVVGLALSAAMNAPATPTRFGVFRM, encoded by the coding sequence GTGACCCAACTGCACTCCACCATCAATGTTCATGACGGTGCCTTCCGGCTGCGCCATGACGCCATGGCCGAGCTGGTCGCAGACCTCAAGACCAAGCTCGATGCCATTCTGCCCGGCGGCAGTGAAACCGCCCGGACACGCCACACCAGCCGGGGCAAACTGCTGCCCCGTGAGCGGGTTGAGCAGCTGCTCGATGTGGGCGCCCCCTTCCTCGAGATCGGCCAGATGGCCGCGTTCGAATGCTACGAAGACGACGTGCCCGCCGCCGGGGTGATTGCCGGCATTGGCCGGGTCAGCGGCGTTGAGTGCATGATCATCGCCAATGACGCCACCGTGAAGGGCGGCACCTACTACCCGCTGACGGTGAAAAAGCACCTGCGGGCCCAGGAGATCGCCCGTCGTTGTCACCTGCCCTGCATCTACCTGGTGGATTCCGGCGGCGCCTTCCTGCCGCGTCAGGATGAGGTGTTCCCGGACCGGGACCACTTTGGTCGCATCTTCTTTAACCAGGCCCAGATGTCCGCCGAAGGGATCCCGCAGATCGCCGTGGTGATGGGCCTCTGCACCGCCGGGGGCGCCTACGTGCCCGCCATGGCCGATGAGTCCATCATGGTCAAGGAGCAGGCCAGCATCTTCCTGGCTGGCCCGCCGCTGGTCAAAGCCGCCACCGGCGAAGAGATCAGCGCCGAAGACCTTGGCGGCGGCCGGGTTCACACCGAGATCTCCGGGGTGGCTGACCACCTCGCAGACAACGACCAGCACGCCCTGCAACTGGCCCGTCAGGCCGTCACCCGCCTGAATCACCAGAAAGCCAACCCGGTGGCCCGGGCCGAGGTGAAAGCACCACGCTTCGATGCCCGCGAGCTGTACGGCATCGTCGGCACCAACCTGAAGCAGCCCTTCGAGGTGCGGGAAGTGATCGCCCGCCTGGTGGACGACTCCGATTTTGATGAGTTTAAGGCCCGCTTCGGCAGCACCCTGGTGTGCGGCTTTGCCCGCCTGCACGGTTACCCCATCGGCATCCTGGCCAACAACGGCATCCTGTTCTCCGAGTCCGCCCAGAAGGGCGCCCACTTTATCGAGCTGTGCTGCCAGCGCGGCATTCCGCTGCTGTTCCTGCAGAACATCACCGGTTTTATGGTGGGGCAGAAGTACGAACATGAAGGGATCGCCAAACACGGCGCCAAGCTGGTGACCGCCGTCTCCTGTGCCACGGTGCCAAAGTTCACGGTAGTGATTGGCGGCAGTTACGGTGCCGGTAACTACGGCATGTGTGGCCGCGCGTTTGACCCCACCATGATGTGGAGCTGGCCCAACACCCGCATCTCGGTGATGGGGGGCGAGCAGGCCGGGAACGTGCTGGCCCAGGTCAAAGCCGACCAGCTAGCCAAGAAGGGGATTGAGTGGCCGCAGGCCGAACAGGACGCCTTTAAAGCCCCCATCGTCGAGCAGTATGAGCGCCAGGGTCACCCCTATTACGCCAGCGCCCGACTCTGGGATGACGGCATTATCGACCCGGCCCAAACCCGCGATGTGGTGGGCCTGGCTCTGTCAGCGGCGATGAACGCCCCGGCCACCCCCACCCGCTTTGGCGTGTTCAGGATGTAA
- a CDS encoding isovaleryl-CoA dehydrogenase encodes MYLGRFNFGLGETVDMLRDAVREFAQGEIAPRAADIDRENAFPNELWPQLGEMGLLGITAPEQYGGADMGYLAHVVAMEEISRASASVGLSYGAHSNLCVNQIVKNGNDDQRARYLPKLVSGQHIGALAMSEPGAGSDVVSMKLTARKQGDKYILNGNKMWITNGPDAHTYVIYAKTDPDAGSKGITAFIVERDFPGFSQAQKLDKLGMRGSNTCELVFEDCEVPAENILGGEGNGVKVLMSGLDYERVVLSGGPLGIMAAAMDAVMDYVGQREQFGQAIGNFQLVQGKMADMYTRANAARSYVYTVAAACDRGETTRKDAAGAILYSAELATQISLDAIQLLGGNGYINEYPTGRLLRDAKLYEIGAGTSEIRRWLIGRELMNEIR; translated from the coding sequence ATGTATCTAGGACGATTCAACTTCGGTCTCGGTGAGACCGTGGACATGCTACGCGATGCAGTGAGGGAGTTTGCTCAGGGCGAGATCGCCCCACGGGCCGCTGACATCGACCGGGAAAACGCCTTTCCCAACGAACTGTGGCCGCAACTGGGCGAGATGGGCCTGCTGGGCATCACCGCGCCGGAGCAGTACGGCGGCGCCGACATGGGCTACCTGGCCCACGTAGTGGCGATGGAGGAGATCTCCCGCGCCAGCGCCTCAGTCGGGCTCTCCTATGGCGCCCACTCCAACCTCTGCGTCAACCAGATCGTCAAAAACGGCAACGATGACCAGAGAGCCCGCTACCTGCCCAAGCTGGTCAGCGGCCAGCACATTGGTGCCCTTGCCATGAGCGAGCCTGGCGCCGGTTCTGACGTGGTGTCGATGAAACTGACCGCCCGCAAACAGGGCGACAAGTACATCCTCAACGGCAACAAGATGTGGATCACCAACGGTCCGGATGCCCACACCTATGTCATCTACGCCAAAACCGACCCAGACGCGGGCTCCAAAGGCATCACCGCCTTTATCGTCGAGCGCGATTTCCCCGGCTTTAGCCAGGCCCAGAAACTCGACAAGCTGGGCATGCGCGGTTCCAACACCTGCGAGCTGGTGTTTGAAGACTGCGAAGTCCCCGCCGAGAACATTCTTGGCGGCGAAGGCAACGGCGTGAAGGTGCTGATGAGCGGCCTCGACTACGAACGCGTGGTACTGTCCGGCGGCCCTCTTGGCATCATGGCCGCCGCCATGGATGCGGTGATGGATTACGTTGGCCAGCGCGAGCAGTTCGGCCAGGCCATCGGCAACTTCCAGCTGGTGCAGGGCAAGATGGCGGACATGTACACCCGCGCCAACGCCGCACGCAGTTACGTCTACACCGTGGCCGCCGCCTGCGACCGTGGTGAAACCACCCGCAAGGATGCCGCGGGTGCGATTCTTTACAGTGCCGAGCTGGCCACCCAGATCAGCCTCGATGCCATCCAGCTTCTGGGCGGCAACGGCTACATCAACGAGTACCCCACCGGACGCCTGCTGCGTGACGCCAAGCTGTATGAGATCGGCGCCGGGACCTCGGAGATCCGCCGCTGGCTGATCGGCCGGGAACTGATGAACGAGATCCGCTGA
- a CDS encoding MerR family transcriptional regulator encodes MTKGSQATYSISELAREFDITTRSIRFYEDQGLLKPKRRGQTRIYSLQDRVRLKLILRGKRLGFSLAETGRLFELYDADRSSQTQLHTMLDLIEEKKRDLQMQMDDIKVIMMELTSAENQCRQALEAIQK; translated from the coding sequence ATGACCAAAGGTTCACAAGCCACCTACTCCATCAGTGAGCTGGCGCGGGAGTTTGATATCACCACCCGCAGCATCCGCTTCTACGAGGATCAGGGCCTGCTCAAGCCGAAGCGCCGGGGTCAGACCCGGATCTACAGCCTGCAGGACCGGGTTCGCCTTAAGTTGATTCTGCGTGGCAAACGCCTGGGCTTTTCGCTGGCGGAAACCGGCCGCTTGTTTGAGCTGTACGACGCCGACCGCTCCAGTCAGACCCAGCTGCACACCATGCTGGACCTGATCGAGGAGAAGAAGCGGGACCTGCAGATGCAGATGGATGACATCAAGGTGATCATGATGGAACTCACCTCCGCAGAAAACCAATGCCGCCAGGCCCTGGAAGCGATCCAAAAATAA